In a genomic window of Vigna angularis cultivar LongXiaoDou No.4 chromosome 6, ASM1680809v1, whole genome shotgun sequence:
- the LOC108342261 gene encoding probable long-chain-alcohol O-fatty-acyltransferase 1 yields the protein MDDEIVMFMKVWLTTISCLCYCYYISSTIPKGFFRLLSLLPILYLFLILPFNLSSFHLGGPTTFFLVWLGTFKLLLFSFNQGPLAQSPPNILHFISLASLPISLNHNISKPKPKPKWLFPLKVLIFPFIIHAYNYTHNLHPYFILFLYCCHMYLGIELVLALTAIPVQTLLGFDLQPQFDEPYLSTSLQDFWGRRWNLMVTGILRPSVFHPVYRISTRFLGPSCSTSTAVLATFLVSGLMHELIYYYLTRAPPTWEVTCFFVLHGVCTAAEVAVKKVMLRRGWRLHGVVSTALVLAFLAATGRWLFFPQLLRNGVDKKAIEECATLVNFVMSKLPLHLLTFSLF from the coding sequence aTGGATGATGAAATTGTGATGTTCATGAAGGTGTGGCTCACAACCATCTCATGTCTCTGCTACTGTTATTACATATCTTCTACAATACCAAAAGGATTCTTCAGACTTCTCTCCCTCCTTCCAATTCTCTACCTCTTCCTCATCCTTCCTTTCAATCTCTCATCCTTCCACCTTGGTGGCCCCACCACCTTCTTCCTTGTTTGGCTGGGCACTTTCAAACTCCTCCTTTTCTCCTTCAACCAAGGCCCTCTTGCTCAATCTCCCCCAAACATTCTCCATTTCATCTCCTTAGCTTCCCTCCCCATCAGCCTCAACCACAACATCTccaaacccaaacccaaacccaaaTGGCTTTTTCCCCTAAAAGTGCTTATCTTTCCCTTCATCATACATGCTTACAACTACACCCACAATCTCCACCCCTATTTCATCTTATTCCTTTACTGCTGTCACATGTACCTTGGCATAGAACTTGTCTTAGCCCTCACTGCTATCCCGGTTCAAACCCTTCTAGGGTTTGACTTGCAACCTCAATTCGACGAACCTTACCTTTCAACTTCCCTTCAAGACTTTTGGGGTCGTAGGTGGAACCTAATGGTTACTGGTATTCTACGTCCCTCCGTATTCCACCCCGTATACCGTATATCTACACGTTTTCTGGGTCCCTCTTGTTCCACCTCCACTGCTGTGCTGGCTACTTTCCTTGTGTCCGGACTCATGCATgagttaatatattattatctcaCACGCGCGCCTCCCACGTGGGAAGTTACCTGCTTTTTTGTGCTCCATGGGGTGTGCACGGCGGCGGAGGTGGCGGTGAAAAAGGTGATGCTCCGCCGTGGGTGGCGGTTGCATGGAGTGGTGTCGACGGCGCTTGTGTTGGCGTTCTTGGCGGCAACCGGGAGGTGGTTGTTTTTTCCTCAATTG